A window of Juglans regia cultivar Chandler chromosome 7, Walnut 2.0, whole genome shotgun sequence contains these coding sequences:
- the LOC109013067 gene encoding uncharacterized protein LOC109013067 has product MKAWSRAMAALTFALSLLSLLWPGGAKGDNRQLTKGSSFSGSSSQALKDLQGDRKNPYKQVDSCFRKIPPSTSNPIQNKSNPPSTG; this is encoded by the exons ATGAAGGCCTGGTCTAGAGCAATGGCTGCTCTCACTTTTGCACTTTCACTGCTATCCTTATTGTGGCCTGGTGGAGCTAAAGGAGACAACCGCCAGTTAACAAAAGGATCTTCCTTCTCGGGATCATCCTCTCAGGCTCTCAAAGATTTGCAAGGGGACAGGAAGAATCCTTATAAGCAGGTGGACTCATGCTTTCGAAAGATACCTCCATCAACTTCGAATCCCATACAGAACAA GTCCAATCCTCCGTCTACCGGCTGA
- the LOC109013060 gene encoding pectinesterase-like: MTQIKELLTGKLQISHNYISVVKRKKKLVLAFSVTLLLVAAIVGIAAGVHSRGKNSGNRELSASAHAIVKSSCSSTLYPDLCYSALASVPGASAKLSSQKDVIEASLNITTEAVEHNFFTVKKLIKTRKDLTKREKTALHDCLETIDDTLDELHQAVEDLHEYPNKKSLSLHADDLKTLISSAITNQETCLDGFSHDEADKRVRKVLLAGQVHVEHMCSNALAMIKNMTDTDIANEGKTTSRKLKEEVDGVKWPEWLSAADRRLLQSSSVTPDAVVAADGSGDYKTVSEAVAAAPDNSKTRYVIRIKAGVYRENVEVTKKKKNIMFLGDGRTTTIITASRNVVDGSTTFTSATVAAVGERFLARGITFQNTAGPSKHQAVALRVGSDLSAFYECDMLAYQDTLYVHSNRQFFVNCLVAGTVDFIFGNAAVVFQDCDIHARRPNSGQKNMVTAQGRTDPNQNTGIIIQKSRIGATSDLEQVKSNFRTYLGRPWKEYSRTVIMQSSISDVIDPAGWHIWDGTFALDTLFYGEYQNTGAGAGTSKRVTWKGYKVITSASEAGAYTPGNFLAGSSWLGSTGFPYSLGL, from the exons ATGACGCAGATCAAGGAACTCTTGACAGGGAAACTTCAAATATCCCACAACTACATTTCAGTCgtcaaaagaaagaagaagctCGTCTTGGCTTTTTCGGTAACCTTATTACTTGTAGCTGCCATTGTTGGCATTGCTGCCGGAGTTCATTCCCGCGGCAAGAACTCCGGCAACAGAGAACTCTCCGCCTCCGCCCATGCCATAGTTAAAAGCTCATGTAGCAGCACTTTGTACCCTGACTTATGCTACTCAGCTCTTGCCTCTGTCCCCGGAGCCAGTGCCAAATTGTCCAGCCAAAAGGACGTCATAGAAGCGTCCCTGAACATCACAACCGAAGCTGTTGAACACAACTTCTTCACCGTGAAGAAGCTGATCAAAACCAGAAAGGATCTCACCAAGCGTGAAAAGACCGCTCTCCATGATTGCCTGGAGACCATCGATGATACCCTCGATGAGCTTCACCAGGCAGTGGAAGATCTCCACGAGTACCCAAACAAGAAATCATTGTCCCTACATGCAGATGACCTCAAAACCTTGATTAGCTCTGCAATAACCAACCAAGAGACTTGCCTAGACGGATTTTCGCACGATGAAGCAGATAAACGCGTCCGGAAGGTGTTGCTGGCTGGTCAGGTCCATGTAGAACATATGTGTAGCAATGCGCTGGCCATGATCAAGAACATGACCGATACTGATATAGCCAATGAGGGGAAGACCACGAGTCGGAAACTCAAAGAGGAAGTTGATGGAGTCAAGTGGCCGGAATGGTTGTCGGCGGCGGACAGGAGGCTTTTGCAATCGTCTTCCGTGACACCTGACGCGGTGGTGGCTGCAGATGGTAGCGGCGACTACAAGACTGTTTCTGAGGCGGTGGCGGCCGCACCGGATAATAGTAAAACAAGGTACGTGATTAGGATCAAGGCGGGTGTTTACAGGGAAAATGTGGAAGttacaaagaagaagaagaacatcaTGTTTCTGGGAGATGGGAGAACCACCACCATCATCACAGCAAGTAGGAATGTGGTTGATGGAAGCACGACCTTTACCTCTGCCACAGTAG CTGCGGTTGGTGAACGATTCCTAGCCAGGGGCATAACTTTCCAAAACACAGCGGGTCCCTCAAAGCACCAAGCTGTAGCTCTCCGCGTAGGGTCCGACCTCTCGGCATTTTACGAATGCGACATGCTTGCGTACCAAGACACCCTTTACGTACACTCGAACCGTCAATTCTTCGTGAACTGCCTAGTGGCAGGAACCGTCGATTTTATATTCGGCAATGCCGCGGTGGTGTTCCAAGACTGTGACATCCATGCACGACGCCCAAACTCGGGACAAAAGAACATGGTCACAGCACAAGGCCGAACGGACCCCAACCAAAACACCGGGATTATAATCCAAAAAAGCAGGATTGGAGCCACCAGTGATTTGGAACAAGTGAAGAGCAACTTCCGGACATATCTTGGGAGACCATGGAAGGAATACTCAAGGACAGTGATCATGCAGTCATCGATAAGCGATGTAATTGATCCTGCTGGATGGCACATTTGGGACGGGACTTTCGCGCTGGACACATTGTTCTATGGGGAGTATCAGAACACCGGGGCTGGTGCAGGAACCTCAAAGAGGGTGACCTGGAAGGGGTACAAGGTGATAACAAGCGCTTCCGAGGCCGGAGCTTACACTCCGGGCAACTTCCTTGCTGGCAGTAGTTGGTTGGGTTCCACTGGCTTTCCCTATTCTCTTGGTTTGTAa
- the LOC109013066 gene encoding alanine aminotransferase 2-like translates to MMRKFVSDRAGRNIILVRSFHHLKQLLQRPLSATQSRFLSSTVLDSTSSMASSNSSAPPVNLDTINPKVLKCEYAVRGEIVTLAQTLQQELQSKPGSHPFDEILYCNIGNPQSLGQEPITFFREVLSLCDHPAILDRSETQGLFSADAVERAWQILDQIPGRATGAYSHSQGIKGLRDTIAAGIEARDGFPADPNDIFLTDGASPAVHAMMQLLIRSEKDGILCPIPQYPLYSASIALHGGTLVPYYLDEATGWGLEVSELEKQLDNAKSKGVIVRALVVINPGNPTGQVLAEENQRGIVEFCKKERLVLLADEVYQENVYVPEKTFHSFKKISRSLGYGEEDLSLVSFQSVSKGFYGECGKRGGYMEVTGFNADVREQIYKMASVNLCSNISGQILASLVMSPPKVGDESYESFSAEKEGILASLARRAKALEDAFNNLEGVSCNKAEGAMYLFPRIYLPQKAIKAAEAVDIAPDAFYCRRLLNATGIVVVPGSGFGQVPGTWHFRCTILPQEDKIPAIVSRLTDFHQGFMDEFRD, encoded by the exons ATGATGCGGAAATTCGTGAGCGACAGAGCCGGTCGGAACATTATCCTCGTACGTTCCTTTCACCATCTGAAACAGCTGCTGCAGCGTCCTCTCTCGGCGACCCAGTCACGATTCCTGTCTTCTACTGTTCTCGATTCCACTTCTTCTATGGCTTCCTCGAATTCCTCTGCTCCTCCTGTCAACCTTGATACCATTAACCCCAAG GTTCTCAAATGTGAGTATGCTGTCCGTGGTGAGATTGTCACCCTTGCTCAG ACGCTACAACAAGAGTTACAGAGTAAACCAGGCTCACATCCCTTTGATGAG ATACTTTACTGCAACATAGGAAATCCTCAATCTCTTGGTCAGGAGCCAATAACTTTTTTCAGAGAG GTTCTTTCCTTGTGCGACCATCCTGCTATTTTGGACAGGAGTGAAACACAGGGTCTGTTCAG TGCAGATGCTGTAGAGCGTGCTTGGCAGATTCTGGATCAAATACCAGGAAGGGCAACTGGTGCTTATAGTCACAGTCAG GGTATTAAGGGATTACGTGATACAATTGCTGCTGGTATTGAAGCTCGTGATGGTTTTCCTGCTGAtccaaatgatattttcttgaCAGATGGTGCAAGCCCAGCG GTCCACGCAATGATGCAATTACTAATAAGATCTGAAAAGGATGGCATTCTCTGTCCCATTCCTCAGTACCCTTTGTACTCTGCTTCAATTGCTCTCCACGGTGGCACACTG GTTCCTTACTATCTTGACGAAGCAACAGGATGGGGACTTGAAGTATCTGAGCTTGAGAAGCAATTGGACAATGCCAAGTCCAAGGGTGTCATAGTTAGGGCCTTGGTTGTTATAAATCCAGGCAATCCAACAGGGCAG GTTCTTGCCGAGGAGAACCAGCGGGGCATTGTGGAGTTCTGCAAGAAAGAACGGCTTGTTCTACTGGCAGATGAG GTATATCAGGAAAACGTTTACGTTCCTGAGAAGACGTTCCACTCGTTCAAGAAGATTTCTCGGTCTTTGGGGTATGGTGAAGAGGATCTTTCCCTAGTATCTTTCCAGTCAGTCTCTAAAG GCTTCTATGGGGAGTGTGGAAAAAGAGGAGGTTACATGGAGGTCACTGGATTCAATGCTGACGTACGGGAACAAATATACAAAATGGCATCTGTAAATCTTTGTTCTAATATCTCTGGTCAAATTCTTGCAAGCCTTGTCATGAGCCCTCCCAAG GTAGGCGATGAGTCATATGAATCGTTCAGCGCAGAGAAAGAAGGAATTCTGGCATCATTGGCAAGGCGTGCAAAG GCACTAGAAGATGCATTTAACAATCTAGAAGGAGTATCATGCAACAAAGCAGAAGGGGCAATGTATCTCTTTCCCCGTATTTACCTGCCTCAAAAGGCCATTAAAGCAGCAGAGGCTGTTGATATAGCCCCGGATGCATTCTATTGTCGCCGCCTTCTTAATGCCACAGGAATTGTTGTTGTTCCTGGTTCTGGCTTTGGACAG GTACCTGGCACCTGGCATTTTAGGTGCACAATACTCCCTCAAGAGGATAAGATTCCTGCCATCGTCTCTCGTCTGACAGACTTCCATCAAGGATTCATGGATGAGTTTCGTGACTGA
- the LOC109013059 gene encoding pectinesterase 3-like, which produces MDSIASFKGYGKVDGLEEQAFRKRTRRRLIILVISSVVLLTLIIGAVAGTLIHKRNSSPSSNSAPATELTPAASLKAVCGVTEYPDSCYSSISSLDSTNTTDPEVLFKLSLHVAIKELSKLANELPSKLNASTNDARVKEALEVCQSVFEDAVDYLNDSISSMEVGRGDKLLSTAKIDDMKTWLTTTITDQETCLDALQELNSTLLEDVKTAMQNSTEFASNSLAIVAKILGLLADFNTPIHRRRMLGFGGEFPDWVSHGDRRLLKEGNGTVNLTVAQDGSGDFKTIQAAVDTVPKKSETRFVIYVKEGKYLENVILDKNKWNVMVYGDGKTKTIVSGSLNFVDGTPTFSTATFAVAGRGFIARDMGFINTAGAEKHQAVAFRSGSDRSVFYRCSFDAFQDTLYAHSNRQFYRDCDITGTIDFIFGNAAVVFQSCSIQPRQPLPNQFNTITAQGKKDPNQNSGISIQKCFFTPLDNLTASTYLGRPWKNFSTTVIMQSQIESFLNPLGWMSWVTNVEPPSTIFYAEYQNAGPGSIVDKRVKWVGFKPTLTSDEAGKFTVDSLIQGSDWLPETDVSYDASF; this is translated from the exons atggATTCGATCGCGTCCTTCAAGGGCTATGGCAAGGTAGATGGGCTTGAAGAGCAAGCATTCCGGAAAAGGACTCGAAGGCGTCTCATCATCCTCGTTATCTCTTCCGTCGTCCTTTTGACCCTGATCATCGGAGCTGTTGCCGGAACCTTGATTCACAAGCGTAATTCATCGCCCTCTTCCAACTCGGCTCCCGCCACCGAGTTGACCCCGGCTGCGTCACTCAAAGCTGTGTGCGGCGTGACCGAGTATCCAGACTCGTGCTACTCCAGCATCTCCTCCCTGGACTCCACCAACACCACCGACCCGGAGGTCCTCTTTAAGCTCTCTCTGCACGTCGCCATCAAGGAGTTGTCCAAGCTCGCCAACGAGTTACCGTCCAAGCTCAATGCTAGCACCAATGACGCCAGAGTTAAGGAAGCTCTAGAAGTCTGCCAAAGCGTTTTCGAAGATGCGGTGGACTATCTCAATGACTCAATTTCATCCATGGAAGTTGGTCGGGGCGATAAGCTCTTATCAACGGCCAAAATCGATGACATGAAAACGTGGCTGACCACCACCATCACCGACCAAGAAACCTGCTTGGACGCTCTCCAAGAACTCAACTCCACGCTTCTTGAAGATGTAAAAACCGCCATGCAGAACTCCACCGAGTTTGCTAGCAATAGTTTGGCCATTGTGGCCAAGATTCTCGGTTTACTAGCCGACTTTAACACTCCCATCCATCGGAGGAGGATGCTTGGGTTTGGTGGGGAATTTCCGGATTGGGTTAGCCACGGTGACCGGAGGTTACTGAAGGAGGGCAACGGGACGGTGAATCTGACGGTGGCGCAGGACGGAAGCGGGGACTTTAAGACAATACAAGCAGCGGTGGATACGGTGCCAAAGAAGAGCGAAACGAGATTTGTGATATATGTGAAGGAAGGAAAATACTTGGAGAACGTGATATTGGACAAGAACAAGTGGAATGTGATGGTGTATGGGGATGGCAAGACAAAGACCATTGTCTCCGGCAGCCTGAACTTCGTGGACGGAACTCCCACCTTCTCCACTGCTACTTTCG CTGTTGCGGGGAGGGGGTTCATTGCAAGAGACATGGGGTTCATTAACACTGCTGGTGCTGAAAAGCACCAGGCAGTGGCATTCCGGTCTGGCTCCGACCGCTCGGTGTTTTACAGGTGCTCATTTGATGCCTTCCAGGACACCCTCTACGCCCACTCCAACCGCCAGTTCTACCGTGACTGTGACATTACCGGCACCATCGACTTCATCTTCGGCAATGCTGCTGTGGTCTTCCAGAGCTGCAGCATCCAGCCCAGGCAGCCCCTACCCAACCAGTTCAACACCATCACGGCTCAGGGCAAGAAGGACCCCAATCAAAATAGTGGCATTTCAATCCAGAAATGTTTCTTCACTCCTCTGGATAATCTCACAGCTTCAACTTACCTCGGCCGGCCTTGGAAAAACTTCTCCACCACAGTTATTATGCAGTCCCAAATTGAGTCATTCTTGAATCCATTGGGGTGGATGTCATGGGTCACCAATGTTGAACCGCCCAGCACCATCTTCTATGCAGAGTACCAAAATGCTGGGCCTGGATCCATTGTAGATAAAAGGGTTAAATGGGTTGGTTTCAAGCCCACTCTAACGTCAGATGAGGCTGGCAAATTCACTGTGGATTCCTTAATTCAGGGTAGTGATTGGTTACCAGAAACAGATGTGAGTTATGATGCGTCTTTCTGA